Proteins encoded by one window of uncultured Draconibacterium sp.:
- a CDS encoding cytochrome c — translation MKKLKYIALFGVLIIVLASCDYNRRTTGWQYFDDMVTSPAYESYTPNPNFADGKTMQPPVPGTIPRGTVPYAYEKSDEDRALAAATLVNNLEPSKENLQRGERMYGIYCMQCHGEKGDGQGSLYVSKKYTYPPASLLSEKMLTNPEGEIYHVITVGHGIMGEHGSMIKPDDRWKISMYVKEVLQN, via the coding sequence ATGAAGAAATTAAAATATATAGCACTATTTGGAGTATTGATCATCGTTCTGGCATCGTGCGATTATAACCGCCGAACCACCGGCTGGCAGTATTTCGATGATATGGTTACATCGCCGGCATACGAAAGCTACACACCCAATCCGAATTTTGCCGACGGAAAAACCATGCAGCCACCTGTTCCCGGAACAATTCCTCGAGGAACAGTTCCATATGCTTATGAGAAAAGCGATGAAGACCGGGCACTGGCTGCTGCCACATTGGTAAACAATTTAGAGCCAAGCAAAGAAAACCTGCAACGCGGTGAAAGAATGTACGGAATTTACTGTATGCAGTGCCATGGCGAAAAAGGCGACGGACAAGGATCATTATATGTGAGCAAAAAATACACCTACCCGCCGGCCAGTTTGCTGAGCGAAAAAATGCTGACAAATCCCGAGGGGGAGATTTACCATGTGATTACAGTGGGACACGGAATTATGGGCGAGCATGGTTCGATGATTAAACCGGACGATCGCTGGAAGATTTCTATGTACGTTAAGGAGGTATTACAGAATTGA
- a CDS encoding DUF3341 domain-containing protein codes for MSKKYILGVFDDEATLVEAFEKLKDKGVLPVEVYTPYPVHEILEGMPIKTRITHAAFFYGLFAALGILGFLTYAAVIDWPLRYGGKPFNAFPSFIVVTIVATILSITLLTLFTFSARAKVFPGKKAEIFHERATDDKFVMVFDEDGTKNNSETLNSILTEYGKIE; via the coding sequence ATGAGTAAAAAATACATCCTTGGCGTTTTTGACGACGAAGCTACATTAGTTGAAGCCTTCGAAAAATTAAAAGACAAAGGAGTACTGCCTGTTGAGGTTTACACGCCCTATCCGGTACACGAAATATTAGAGGGGATGCCCATAAAAACACGCATTACACATGCAGCGTTCTTTTACGGATTGTTTGCTGCGCTGGGTATCCTCGGATTCCTGACTTATGCTGCGGTTATCGACTGGCCACTGCGCTACGGTGGAAAACCGTTTAATGCTTTCCCGTCGTTTATTGTGGTAACCATTGTTGCAACTATTCTTTCCATAACCCTGCTAACGCTTTTTACCTTTTCGGCACGGGCAAAAGTTTTTCCCGGTAAAAAAGCAGAGATCTTTCACGAACGGGCCACCGACGATAAGTTTGTTATGGTTTTCGACGAGGACGGAACCAAAAACAATAGTGAGACATTGAATTCGATCCTTACAGAATATGGTAAAATTGAATAA
- the nrfD gene encoding NrfD/PsrC family molybdoenzyme membrane anchor subunit has translation MFNSAVRGKLIDGDKSFSQISKEILAPIHAKTPLWWYAAMLVSLGMFGFGLYCKYITISTGIGTWGVNNSVAWGWAIINFVWWIGIGHAGTAFSIFLLILRQKWRTAINRAAEAMTVVAVFCASLFPLLHMGRPWLFFYIFPYPNTRGPLWVNFNSPLFWDFVAISAYLLISASFWYFGMVPDFATIRDTAKSKIKKAVYGFFAFGWTGSSREWLRFEGLSFVLGGIAAVLVVSVHSIVSTDFAVSVQAGWHTTIFPPYFVIGAIFSGFAMVLTLVITMRGLYNMNDFITDRHVDAVCRILIFISLIMGTAYMTEIFIAWYSASEYETYMFFKNRLFGDYAFQFWAMFTANAVIPQLFWFKAVRKRMWIVFIISIIINIGMWFERFNIVVTTLSRDYLPAAWANYSPTYVEVGFFIGTLGMFLAGVLLFFRYIPMIAISELKSVAKFDKPNNGQLKAKSHE, from the coding sequence ATGTTTAATTCAGCCGTAAGGGGAAAGCTAATTGATGGCGACAAGTCGTTCAGCCAGATCTCGAAGGAGATATTAGCACCCATTCACGCCAAAACGCCACTGTGGTGGTACGCAGCCATGCTGGTGAGTTTAGGCATGTTCGGATTTGGTTTGTATTGCAAATACATTACTATTTCAACCGGAATTGGTACCTGGGGAGTAAACAACTCAGTAGCCTGGGGTTGGGCCATCATCAACTTTGTTTGGTGGATTGGTATTGGACATGCCGGAACCGCATTTTCCATTTTCCTGCTCATTTTACGGCAGAAATGGAGAACTGCCATTAACCGCGCCGCCGAAGCAATGACAGTGGTTGCCGTGTTCTGTGCCAGCCTTTTCCCGCTGCTGCATATGGGACGTCCGTGGTTGTTTTTCTATATTTTCCCGTATCCGAATACGCGTGGTCCGCTTTGGGTGAATTTTAACTCGCCGCTATTCTGGGACTTTGTGGCGATTTCAGCTTACCTGCTTATTTCGGCAAGTTTCTGGTATTTCGGAATGGTGCCCGATTTTGCCACCATTCGCGACACGGCAAAGTCGAAAATTAAAAAGGCCGTTTACGGATTTTTTGCCTTTGGCTGGACCGGATCGAGCCGCGAGTGGCTGCGTTTTGAAGGCCTGAGTTTTGTGCTGGGTGGAATTGCCGCGGTTTTGGTCGTTTCGGTGCACTCCATTGTATCTACCGACTTTGCTGTTTCGGTACAAGCCGGTTGGCACACCACCATCTTCCCTCCGTACTTTGTGATTGGAGCAATTTTCTCAGGATTTGCCATGGTGCTTACCCTTGTAATAACGATGCGCGGCTTATACAATATGAATGATTTTATTACCGACCGACACGTTGACGCGGTTTGCCGGATCCTGATATTTATCTCACTCATTATGGGAACGGCCTACATGACCGAAATCTTTATCGCCTGGTATTCGGCTTCAGAATACGAAACGTATATGTTCTTTAAAAACCGTTTGTTTGGCGATTATGCTTTCCAGTTCTGGGCGATGTTTACGGCCAACGCTGTAATACCACAACTGTTCTGGTTTAAAGCGGTACGCAAACGCATGTGGATTGTATTCATTATTTCCATCATTATCAATATCGGTATGTGGTTCGAGCGTTTTAACATTGTGGTTACCACGCTTAGCCGCGATTACCTGCCTGCTGCCTGGGCCAATTATTCGCCCACCTATGTTGAGGTAGGATTCTTTATTGGGACACTCGGAATGTTTTTGGCCGGAGTGCTGTTGTTCTTCCGCTACATTCCAATGATTGCCATTTCTGAATTAAAAAGTGTAGCAAAATTCGACAAACCAAATAACGGACAACTAAAAGCAAAGAGTCATGAGTAA